A region from the Silene latifolia isolate original U9 population chromosome 7, ASM4854445v1, whole genome shotgun sequence genome encodes:
- the LOC141590003 gene encoding uncharacterized protein LOC141590003: MSRKSVKGNSPNLASKIQKPNLVCYVCGKSGHKAYQCPQKKVAAEANVAEKDDIIAAVVVEANLVANASDWILDTGASRHLCANKDLFAEFEDVADGECVYMGNSSSHCYHRKGKIFLKLTSGKTLALNNVLLGHVNVDSIKKLKSMSLIPSLSSETHEKCPSCVEAKFAKKPSRPVTTRQTSLLELIHTDLADFKNTMSRGGKHYYVTFIDDFSRYTKVYLLRNKSEAEDMFIKFKTEVENQLDRKIKRVSSAYRFMSLSDRSISEARDAEFFEQVFPLKKETVSLPDAPVVSTVPVNPIDSSTHASTSTSVDHAVEPRRSKRPRVEKSYGSDFIRTDAIRLHLSENAGDICAFDELVSAFLIEDDPKTYDEAMRSIDVVFWKEAIKNELDSIKFNSFDVTPARTPYDASISLCKNLGDSVSQEEYARIIGSVMFLMNCTRPDIAYAVSRLSRYTHNPSAEHWNALRRLLKYLKGTVDLCNDEIHSTSGYVFTLGGGAISWKSAKQTCIASSTMESEFVALELAGQEADWLRNLLADVPMWGGQVAPVSLLCDSKAAIGVAKNNVYNGKRRHIRIRHGVVKQLLKNGVIALDYVKSERNLADPFTKGLTRRVVLDMSRGMGLKSLNQV; this comes from the exons ATGTCAAGAAAGTCGGTCAAGGGAAATTCACCAAACCTCGCCTCAAAGATCCAGAAACCAAATCTGGTTTGCTATGTTTGTGGGAAATCGGGTCACAAAGCTTATCAATGTCCTCAAAAGAAAGTTGCTGCTGAAGCTAACGTTGCTGAAAAGGATGACATTATTGCTGCTGTAGTGGTTGAGGCTAATCTGGTTGCAAATGCTAGTGATTGGATTCTGGATACAGGGGCTTCAAGGCATCTATGTGCTAACAAGGATCTCTTTGCTGAATTTGAAGATGTTGCTGATGGTGAATGTGTCTACATGGGTAACTCTTCTTCTCATTGTTATCAccgcaaaggcaagatctttctcaaactaacCTCAGGGAAAACTCTTGCTTTAAATAATGTTTT attaggtcatgtgaatgttgattCGATTAAAAAGCTCAAATCTATGTCGCTTATTCCTTCGTTATCTTCAGAAACTCATGAGAAGTGTCCTAGTTGTGTCGAGGCCAAATTTGCTAAGAAACCTAGTAGACCTGTTACAACTAGAcaaacgagtcttcttgagttaattcacaccgacctagccgACTTCAAAAACACCATGAGCAGAGGTGGTAAACATTATTATGTTACTTTTATTGATGATTTTTCTAGATATACCAAAGTATATTTGCTTAGAAATAAAAGTGAAGCTGAGGACATGTTTATAAAGTTTAAAACTGAGGTAGAAAATCAGCTTGATAGGAAGATTAAAAGAGTCAG TTCTGCTTATAGGTTCATGTCTTTAAGTGACAGgtctatatctgaggctagagatgccgaGTTTTTTGAGCAGGTATTTCCTTTGAAGAAGGAAACAGTATCACTACCCGATGCCCCTGTTGTTTCTACTGTGCCTGTTAACCCTATTGACAGTTCTACGCATGCGAGTACTAGTACTTCTGTGGATCATGCAGTTGAACCAAGAAGGAGCAAAAGGCCCAGAGTTGAAAAGAGCTACGGGAGTGATTTCATCAGAACTGATGCTATCAGACTTCACTTATCTGAAAACGCAGGTGATATTTGTGCTTTTGATGAGCTTGTTTCtgcttttttaatagaagatgatccaAAAACATATGATGAGGCTATGAGATCTATAGATGTTGTTTTTTGGAAAGAAGCTATTAAAAATGAACTAGATTCTATT aAGTTTAACAGTTTTGATGTTACACCTGCTAGAACTCCTTATGATGCTAGTATATCCTTGTGTAAGAACTTGGGTGATAGTGTCTCACAAGAAGAATATGCTAGAATTATAGGAAGTGTGATGTTTctcatgaactgtactcgaccagacaTTGCTTATGctgttagtagactgagtcgatATACACATAACCCCAGTGCCGAGCATTGGAATGCACTTCGTCGTCTGCTTAAATACCTGAAAGGAACAGTTGATTTgt GTAATGATGAAATTCATTCCACTAGCGGTTATGTGTTCACCTTGGGTGGAGgagctatatcgtggaagtctgcAAAACAGACTTGTATAGCTAgctctaccatggaatctgagttcgttgctcttgagttggcaggtcAAGAAGCAGATTGGTTGAGGAACTTACTAGCAGACGTGCCCATGTGGGGGGGACAGGTAGCACCAGTCTCCCTACTCTGTGATAGTAAAGCAGCTATCGGTGTTGCTAAGAATAATGTCTATAATGGTAAGAGACGACATATTCGAATCAGGCACGGTGTGGTAAAACAACTTCTGAAAAATGGAGtaattgctttggactatgtgaagtccgaacgtAATCTTGCCGATCCCTTTACTAAGGGGTTAACAAGGAGAGTAGTCCTTGAcatgtcgaggggaatggggcttaagtccttaaaTCAAGTTTGA